One region of Bacillus zhangzhouensis genomic DNA includes:
- the rpsA gene encoding 30S ribosomal protein S1, whose product MTEEMNQIDVQVPEVGDVVKGIVSKVEDKHVNVDIVNVKQPGIIPISELSSLHVEKASDVVKDGDELELKVTKVEDDALILSKRAVDADRAWEDLEKKFEAKEVFEAEVKDVVKGGLVVDIGVRGFIPASLVEAHYVEDFTDYKGKTLSLVAVELDREKNRVILSHRAVVEKEQLDKKQDFLQKLEVGSVIDGKVQRLTDFGAFVDIGGIDGLVHISQLSHAHVEKPSDVVEEGQEVQVKVLAVDRDNERISLSIKETLPGPWSQIGEKVKPGDVLEGTVQRLVSFGAFVEILPGVEGLVHISQISHKHIGTPQEVLEEGQTVKVKVLDVNEDEERISLSIRDLEENPEKQIEEDYRQYQAKEENTSGFQLGDLIGDKLNKLK is encoded by the coding sequence ATGACAGAGGAAATGAATCAAATTGATGTTCAGGTACCAGAGGTTGGAGATGTAGTGAAAGGGATTGTTTCTAAAGTTGAGGACAAGCATGTCAATGTAGATATCGTCAATGTGAAACAACCTGGTATCATCCCAATCAGTGAATTATCAAGTCTTCACGTTGAAAAAGCATCAGATGTCGTGAAAGATGGCGACGAGTTAGAGCTTAAAGTAACAAAGGTCGAAGACGATGCTTTGATTTTATCGAAACGTGCTGTTGATGCAGACCGCGCTTGGGAAGACCTAGAGAAAAAGTTTGAAGCAAAAGAAGTATTTGAAGCTGAAGTAAAAGACGTTGTAAAAGGTGGTCTTGTCGTTGACATTGGAGTGCGCGGATTTATTCCTGCATCACTTGTAGAAGCACACTATGTAGAAGATTTCACAGATTACAAAGGGAAAACACTCTCACTTGTCGCGGTAGAACTTGACCGCGAAAAAAATCGCGTGATTCTCTCGCACCGTGCAGTCGTTGAAAAAGAGCAATTAGACAAAAAGCAAGACTTCCTCCAAAAGCTAGAGGTAGGCAGTGTGATTGATGGTAAAGTGCAGAGGCTTACTGATTTTGGTGCATTTGTTGACATTGGCGGCATTGATGGACTAGTTCACATTTCTCAACTATCCCATGCGCATGTTGAAAAGCCATCTGACGTAGTAGAAGAAGGACAGGAAGTCCAAGTCAAAGTACTTGCTGTTGATCGTGATAACGAACGTATTTCACTATCTATTAAAGAAACATTACCAGGACCTTGGAGTCAAATTGGTGAAAAGGTAAAACCAGGTGATGTGCTTGAAGGAACCGTTCAACGTCTTGTGAGCTTTGGTGCATTTGTTGAAATTCTGCCAGGTGTAGAAGGTCTTGTGCATATTTCCCAAATCTCCCACAAACATATCGGCACACCGCAAGAAGTCCTTGAAGAAGGGCAAACTGTGAAAGTGAAGGTGCTTGATGTGAATGAAGACGAAGAGCGCATTTCACTAAGCATCCGTGATTTAGAAGAAAATCCTGAAAAACAAATCGAAGAGGATTATCGTCAATATCAGGCGAAAGAAGAAAACACAAGCGGGTTCCAGCTTGGTGACCTGATCGGCGATAAACTCAATAAACTAAAATAA
- the cmk gene encoding (d)CMP kinase, producing the protein MKKKLSIAIDGPAAAGKSTVAKIVAAKKSYIYIDTGAMYRAITLAALDQGIDLEDEQALDSLLKKTGIELVTTDEGQKVHLNNTDVTEDIRTDRVSNQVSVVAKHRVVREEMVRRQRELGKRGGVVMDGRDIGTHVLPDAEVKIFLLASVEERAKRRFEENQKKGYDVNYDQLIEEITRRDKLDSEREVSPLKKADDAIEIDTTSLSIHEVAGKILDAADRVEKQ; encoded by the coding sequence ATGAAAAAGAAATTATCTATTGCAATTGACGGTCCTGCAGCAGCAGGCAAAAGCACTGTGGCAAAAATTGTCGCAGCAAAAAAATCTTATATTTATATTGATACAGGTGCCATGTACCGCGCGATTACACTTGCAGCGCTCGATCAAGGGATAGATCTTGAAGACGAACAGGCACTTGATTCATTACTAAAAAAAACGGGCATTGAATTGGTAACAACGGACGAGGGTCAAAAAGTCCATCTAAACAATACGGATGTCACAGAGGATATTCGCACAGACCGCGTAAGCAACCAAGTATCAGTTGTCGCAAAGCACAGAGTTGTTCGGGAAGAAATGGTCCGCAGGCAGCGAGAGCTTGGCAAACGAGGCGGTGTTGTTATGGACGGCAGAGACATAGGCACTCACGTACTTCCAGATGCCGAAGTGAAAATTTTCTTGCTTGCATCAGTAGAAGAAAGAGCAAAACGCCGCTTTGAAGAGAATCAGAAAAAAGGCTACGATGTCAATTACGATCAGTTGATCGAAGAGATTACAAGACGTGATAAGCTTGATTCTGAGCGCGAAGTTTCACCTTTGAAGAAAGCGGATGATGCCATTGAAATTGACACAACTTCCCTTTCTATTCACGAGGTGGCGGGGAAAATTTTAGATGCAGCAGACCGCGTAGAGAAACAGTAA
- a CDS encoding YpfB family protein: protein MKTMERWLLKVVLIQLVLLLTVQITLHLTKGELFLSKVVQYEGVNNMSIEEWIETFKQKD, encoded by the coding sequence TGAAGACAATGGAAAGATGGTTATTGAAAGTGGTGCTTATTCAGCTTGTTTTATTGCTAACCGTCCAGATCACACTTCATTTGACGAAAGGAGAACTCTTTTTGTCAAAAGTCGTGCAGTATGAGGGTGTAAATAACATGAGCATTGAAGAATGGATTGAGACGTTTAAGCAGAAGGATTGA